One genomic region from Coregonus clupeaformis isolate EN_2021a unplaced genomic scaffold, ASM2061545v1 scaf5072, whole genome shotgun sequence encodes:
- the LOC121565563 gene encoding breast cancer anti-estrogen resistance protein 3 homolog, which translates to MDSLKKELEEELKLSADDLRSHAWYHGPIHREGAEALLERDGDFLVRDSGSSSGDYVLSCYWKDEPMHFKIIRVVLRPKKGYSRELFQFEGDRFDNIPALVRFHVGGRHPVSQASGAVVFHPITRTLPIRVISERQAERTHSSSSSNSALQRVGVELRPDRSKRLSFNSSHMDTLHVTNTLLRSGSQPANLENLGRRPSIQSAQSESNLRTGAPHSCQSEAVSPAPISPVFRTGSEPLLSPSALRHTQPSHPGGGVTQRGSDGQLHPRAPPKPFRVSVLFPGTPPNRHCDDPYDELVIQVPESKKRGHVDRLRAEEKWQSRARLTETSFNFLEAQKSGELPGLPFDGQAQEEEEDSHFQRPQVETVSCFRLDQFESLLLPENNRPLDPTVLLALKELFTRSNAMTTALHILSVDCQVARIVGVTEDQRRMMGVGSGLELVTLSHGQQLRRDLLERHHLLALGVAIDILGCTGTVGQRATVLHKVILLAQALRDHAHNLYAFSAVMKALEMPQVVHLERTWRALRRNHTESAGMFEKNLKPFMKALNDGDDSVVQGPLAVPYLVPLLRLMEGEEGEHTERGCQLLYNTLQAARNAALHAPQYQEHAHSLLTGDWEPIPELLECFRTEFALRLFWGQTGAEADREERYHKFDKILTVLSHKLEPTEGFPRTLTSYP; encoded by the exons ggggCAGAGGCTCTGCTGGAGAGAGATGGTGACTTCCTGGTTCGTGACTCAGGCTCCTCCTCCGGTGACTATGTCCTGAGTTGCTATTGGAAGGACGAACCCATGCACTTCAAGATCATTAGGGTGGTCCTTCGGCCCAagaag GGTTATTCCCGCGAGCTGTTCCAGTTTGAAGGGGATCGTTTCGACAACATTCCCGCCCTGGTGCGTTTCCACGTGGGTGGACGGCATCCCGTCTCCCAGGCCTCTGGCGCCGTGGTCTTTCACCCAATCACACGCACCCTGCCTATACGTGTCATCAGTGAGCGCCAGGCAGAGCGGACCC ACAGCAGCAGCTCCAGCAACAGCGCCCTCCAGAGGGTGGGCGTGGAATTACGGCCAGACCGCAGCAAGAGACTCAGCTTCAACTCATCACACATGGACACACTACATGTCACTAACACACTGCTCAG GAGTGGGAGTCAGCCAGCCAACCTGGAGAATCTGGGCAGAAGACCCTCGATCCAATCAGCACAGTCCGAAAGCAACCTACGCACAG gtgCGCCTCATAGCTGTCAATCAGAGGCTGTAAGCCCCGCCCCCATTTCCCCAGTGTTCCGAACGGGTAGCGAACCCCTGCTCAGCCCCTCAgccctcagacacacacagccctcacacccag GTGGAGGTGTGACGCAGCGAGGTTCTGACGGACAGCTGCACCCCCGAGCCCCGCCCAAACCTTTCAGAGTCTCCGTCCTCTTCCCCGGGACTCCTCCCAACCGTCACTGTGACGACCCCTATGACGAGCTGGTCATCCAGGTGCCTGAATCAAA AAAGCGTGGCCACGTGGACAGGCTGCGTGCTGAGGAGAAGTGGCAGAGCAGAGCCCGTCTCACCGAGACATCCTTCAACTTCCTGGAGGCACAGAAAAGCGGGGAGTTGCCTGGGTTACCGTTTGACGGACAGgcccaggaggaggaggaggattcacaCTTTCAGAGGCCGCAG GTGGAGACGGTGTCGTGTTTCAGACTGGACCAGTTTGAGTCCCTCCTGCTACCAGAAAATAACAGACCTCTAGATCCCACCGTTCTGCTGGCGCTCAAAGAACTGTTCACACGCTCCAACGCCATGACAACCGCTCTGCACATTCTCAGTGTCGACTGCCAG gtgGCTCGTATCGTGGGTGTGacagaggaccagaggaggatgatgggagtTGGCTCAGGTCTGGAGCTGGTCACCCTGTCTCACGGACAACAGCTCAGACGGGACCTGCTggagag GCACCACCTGCTAGCCCTGGGCGTTGCCATAGATATCCTGGGCTGTACAGGGACAGTGGGTCAGAGGGCCACGGTGTTGCATAAAGTCATCCTATTGGCCCAGGCCCTGAGAGACCACGCCCACAACCTCTACGCATTCTCAGCCGTCATGAAGGCTCTGGAGATGCCTcag GTCGTTCATCTGGAGAGGACATGGAGAGCGTTGAGGAGGAACCACACAGAGAGCGCTGGGATGTTTGAGAAGAACCTCAAACCCTTCATGAAggctctgaatgacggagatg acTCTGTGGTGCAGGGTCCCCTGGCTGTGCCCTACCTGGTTCCCCTCCTGAGgctgatggagggagaggagggagaacacactgagagaggctGTCAGTTATTATACAACACCCTGCAGGCAGCACGCAACGCTGCGCTACACGCCCCACAGTACCAGGAGCACGCACACAGCCTGctcacag GTGACTGGGAGCCAATCCCAGAGCTGCTGGAGTGTTTCAGGACAGAGTTTGCCCTAAGGCTGTTCTGGGGACAGACTGGAGCGGAGGCAGACAGGGAGGAACGCTACCACAAGTTTGACAAGATCCTCACCGTGCTCTCCCACAAACTGGAACCCACCGAGGGGTTCCCCCGAACTCTGACCTCTTACCCTTAA